A portion of the Hylaeus volcanicus isolate JK05 unplaced genomic scaffold, UHH_iyHylVolc1.0_haploid 12237, whole genome shotgun sequence genome contains these proteins:
- the LOC128884297 gene encoding uncharacterized protein LOC128884297 isoform X2, whose translation MDPSNDFSMSIPSTSYKIHRSLSLNDVSIKHQKQGTSDSGFNLNSSENLTENYQGGHGLTNFFLPKINSNKKRPSVQTSTTFPNFPYYQCNTGINNMENHSSILETISQKNSLCIPILKKKYSLNNDYLTVSKKYYENREEKYLNSNSFYFTDALLHEKPNRDPYSINKTKKVNDCTTTWDSNVTSPTSHNLFHSVLSDKRLEQVKKHITFTTNVVTEAVHVSHLCGVANAPTVSMESQLNINDDEGNQLLVNETPHLSLSKNFQEKIQHIFSMWSDKRETRWTPLETKPPQHVFSTTDVEHVSFRLHNFNKGTSKMYTSDYLNQEQPHCATHAIDDSRDQKALRSLSLGFQKCKRKKLFLKHICQKSKNNFRNESNVKFVIPLQYKKREKRFFNFITKRIPMTINPLVCGFKKKKKGAFAFSALNPTITRLNELVLMTFNVGLLEYCFGGISWYRNPPFTKFRLQHIAPALKNSGCHIIALQEVYDEWQANFLISFLKVVFPFVARCASGGMFSLHNGLMLMSQFPILRSHFHSFHSVTTLEKIFGSKGILEATVEIPTVGKVTIFNVHLASGAIDPQCSSVELLRYDEILQIFDVCSVAKNRGEIPLIMGDLNAAPNICSSNYKAFLSKGWRDALLLALRKQKINEALHELEAFEVWQLLCKNEDFVHECINSIKQLSHSSSVIHTDAFVNLLKENNLYSAFHKTQKAQMQSWQSRVKTIEQKLIVSKPSKILNIISLIYWYSNKETTEKQKKKLQFQHTVVLLKRYSNFMAHRRRREPINSFLKSQYTNDSPTPRNSRAARISRFPKVLRVSHLKSAYIAFIPAPSRQSIVPSLFHTKSTTQFLSDKPVWFPYPSRRFFLRHYSCSTDISSDCSLNKSLSASYKTQNSKHSSGDKPYLKYFQCDPFSCSLYTWDPQNPLNVIGPHAECHGLRCDHILLPPQDYIGELGSFEITQADVMFQKPEVPIQGFCCGLAGNTSLVTLSDHYGVRVTLSRFT comes from the exons ATGGATCCTTCAAATGATTTTTCCATGTCAATACCATCAACGTCCTACAAAATTCATCGATCCTTATCGTTGAACGACGTTTCCATAAAGCATCAGAAACAGGGTACATCTGATTCCGGATTCAATTTAAACAGTTCAGAGAACCTAACAGAAAATTATCAAGGGGGACACGgattgacaaatttttttttaccgaaaaTAAACTCCAACAAAAAACGGCCGAGTGTCCAAACTTCTACaacgtttccaaattttccttACTATCAGTGTAATACGGGTATCAACAATATGGAGAATCATTCTTCAATATTGGaaacaatttctcaaaagaaTTCATTATGTATAcccattttaaaaaaaaaatactcactaaataatgattatttgacggtatcaaaaaaatattatgaaaatcgagaagaaaaatatttaaattctaattctttttactttactgATGCACTTTTGCATGAAAAGCCGAATAGGGACCCTTACTCGATCAATAAGACCAAAAAAGTAAATGACTGTACGACTACATGGGATTCCAATGTCACATCACCGACTAGtcacaatttatttcacagcGTTTTATCAGACAAACGTTTAGAACAAGTTAAAAAGCATATAACATTTACAACGAATGTTGTCACTGAGGCAGTTCATGTATCACATTTATGTGGTGTTGCCAATGCACCGACAGTCTCAATGGAGAGTCAGCTTAATATCAATGATGACGAAGGCAACCAACTTCTCGTTAACGAGACTCCTCATCTAtctttatcaaaaaattttcaagaaaaaatacagCATATATTCAGCATGTGGTCTGACAAAAGAGAAACGCGCTGGACCCCACTTGAGACAAAACCACCCCAGCATGTCTTTTCTACAACGGATGTTGAACATGTCTCATTCCGTCtacataattttaacaaagGAACAAGTAAAATGTATACGAGTGACTACCTAAATCAGGAGCAACCTCATTGCGCGACGCATGCAATTGACGACTCCAGAGACCAAAAAGCTCTacgttctctctctctagGATTCcagaaatgtaaaagaaaaaagttgttcttaaaacatatttgtcaaaaatcaaaaaacaattttcgaaacgaaagcaatgtgaaatttgttattccGTTGCAGTATAAGAAAAGggaaaaacgatttttcaacTTTATAACAAAACGTATTCCCATGACAATAAATCCATTAGTTTGTggattcaaaaaaaaaaaaaaaggggcgTTTGCTTTCAGTGCGCTAAATCCCACCATTACACGTTTAAATGAATTAGTACTGATGACTTTTAATGTTGGACTATTAGAATATTGTTTCGGTGGTATCAGCTGGTATAGAAATCCACCATTCACTAAATTCCGATTACAACATATTGCCC CTGCACTCAAAAATTCGGGATGTCACATCATAGCGCTTCAAGAAGTTTACGACGAGTGGCAAGCCAATTTTTTGAttagttttttaaaagtaGTTTTTCCTTTTGTGGCGCGATGTGCTTCCGGTGGCATGTTCAGTTTGCATAATGGGTTAATGCTCATGAGTCAGTTCCCTATACTTAGAAGTCATTTCCACTCATTCCACTCT GTCACCACActtgagaaaatatttggttCAAAAGGCATTTTAGAGGCAACTGTAGAAATACCTACAGTTGGAAAAG ttacaatttttaatgttcatTTAGCAAGCGGAGCTATAGATCCTCAGTGTTCATCAGTGGAACTACTTCGTTATGatgaaattcttcaaatttttgatGTATGTAGTGTGGCTAAAAATCGAGGGGAAATACCTTTAATTATGGGGGATTTGAACGCAGCTCCTAACATTTGTTCGTCTAACTATAAAGCTTTTCTTTCAAAAGGGTGGCGTGACGCTTTACTACTCGCATtgcgaaaacaaaaaataaatgaagcgCTTCATGAACTTGAAGCTTTCGAAGTGTGGCAGTTGCTTTGTAAAAACGAAGACTTTGTACATGAATgcattaattcgattaaacagCTCTCTCATTCTTCTAGTGTTATCCACACGGATGCATTTGTCaatcttttaaaagaaaataatttatatagtGCTTTTCACAAAACACAAAAAGCTCAAATGCAGAGTTGGCAATCCCGGGTTAAGACCATAGAACAAAAACTGATCGTTTCAAAGCCTTCCAAAATACTTAACATTATATCCTTGATTTATTGGTACTCAAACAAAGAAACAACGGAgaagcaaaaaaagaaacttcaaTTCCAACATACTGTCGTATTACTTAAAAGATATTCAAACTTTATGGCGCACAGACGGCGCCGTGAACCAATCAACTCGTTCCTCAAGTCACAATATACAA ACGATTCCCCCACTCCTAGAAACAGTCGTGCTGCGCGTATTTCTCGTTTTCCCAAAGTATTAAGAGTCTCACATTTGAAAAGTGCATACATAGCATTTATTCCCGCACCCTCTCGTCAAAGTATAGTTCCCTCTTTATTTCACACAAAGAGTACTACCCAGTTTTTGTCGGACAAACCTGTCTGGTTTCCGTATCCGTCGCGTCGCTTTTTTCTTCGGCATTATTCGTGTAGTACAGACATCTCATCTGATTGTTCCTTGAACAAGTCGTTAAGCGCATCTTATAAAACCCAGAATTCAAAACATTCATCGGGTGATAAACCTTatctcaaatatttccaatgtGATCCGTTTTCTTGTTCTTTGTACACGTGGGATCCTCAAAACCCTCTAAACGTGATTGGACCCCACGCTG aaTGTCACGGACTGCGTTGTGATCACATCCTTCTTCCTCCTCAGGACTATATTGGAGAGTTAGGATCTTTCGAAATCACCCAAGCTGATGTTATGTTTCAAAAACCTGAAGTACCCATTCAGGGTTTTTGTTGTGGTCTTGCTGGAAATACATCTCTTGTAACACTATCGGATCATTATGGTGTCCGGGTGACCCTTTCCCGTTTCACATGA
- the LOC128884297 gene encoding uncharacterized protein LOC128884297 isoform X1, with translation MDPSNDFSMSIPSTSYKIHRSLSLNDVSIKHQKQGTSDSGFNLNSSENLTENYQGGHGLTNFFLPKINSNKKRPSVQTSTTFPNFPYYQCNTGINNMENHSSILETISQKNSLCIPILKKKYSLNNDYLTVSKKYYENREEKYLNSNSFYFTDALLHEKPNRDPYSINKTKKVNDCTTTWDSNVTSPTSHNLFHSVLSDKRLEQVKKHITFTTNVVTEAVHVSHLCGVANAPTVSMESQLNINDDEGNQLLVNETPHLSLSKNFQEKIQHIFSMWSDKRETRWTPLETKPPQHVFSTTDVEHVSFRLHNFNKGTSKMYTSDYLNQEQPHCATHAIDDSRDQKALRSLSLGFQKCKRKKLFLKHICQKSKNNFRNESNVKFVIPLQYKKREKRFFNFITKRIPMTINPLVCGFKKKKKGAFAFSALNPTITRLNELVLMTFNVGLLEYCFGGISWYRNPPFTKFRLQHIAPALKNSGCHIIALQEVYDEWQANFLISFLKVVFPFVARCASGGMFSLHNGLMLMSQFPILRSHFHSFHSVTTLEKIFGSKGILEATVEIPTVGKVTIFNVHLASGAIDPQCSSVELLRYDEILQIFDVCSVAKNRGEIPLIMGDLNAAPNICSSNYKAFLSKGWRDALLLALRKQKINEALHELEAFEVWQLLCKNEDFVHECINSIKQLSHSSSVIHTDAFVNLLKENNLYSAFHKTQKAQMQSWQSRVKTIEQKLIVSKPSKILNIISLIYWYSNKETTEKQKKKLQFQHTVVLLKRYSNFMAHRRRREPINSFLKSQYTNDSPTPRNSRAARISRFPKVLRVSHLKSAYIAFIPAPSRQSIVPSLFHTKSTTQFLSDKPVWFPYPSRRFFLRHYSCSTDISSDCSLNKSLSASYKTQNSKHSSGDKPYLKYFQCDPFSCSLYTWDPQNPLNVIGPHAGKLCTVNFNCISVKYTVIHEIVLLLKRTNFLMQSFQQNIFYILECHGLRCDHILLPPQDYIGELGSFEITQADVMFQKPEVPIQGFCCGLAGNTSLVTLSDHYGVRVTLSRFT, from the exons ATGGATCCTTCAAATGATTTTTCCATGTCAATACCATCAACGTCCTACAAAATTCATCGATCCTTATCGTTGAACGACGTTTCCATAAAGCATCAGAAACAGGGTACATCTGATTCCGGATTCAATTTAAACAGTTCAGAGAACCTAACAGAAAATTATCAAGGGGGACACGgattgacaaatttttttttaccgaaaaTAAACTCCAACAAAAAACGGCCGAGTGTCCAAACTTCTACaacgtttccaaattttccttACTATCAGTGTAATACGGGTATCAACAATATGGAGAATCATTCTTCAATATTGGaaacaatttctcaaaagaaTTCATTATGTATAcccattttaaaaaaaaaatactcactaaataatgattatttgacggtatcaaaaaaatattatgaaaatcgagaagaaaaatatttaaattctaattctttttactttactgATGCACTTTTGCATGAAAAGCCGAATAGGGACCCTTACTCGATCAATAAGACCAAAAAAGTAAATGACTGTACGACTACATGGGATTCCAATGTCACATCACCGACTAGtcacaatttatttcacagcGTTTTATCAGACAAACGTTTAGAACAAGTTAAAAAGCATATAACATTTACAACGAATGTTGTCACTGAGGCAGTTCATGTATCACATTTATGTGGTGTTGCCAATGCACCGACAGTCTCAATGGAGAGTCAGCTTAATATCAATGATGACGAAGGCAACCAACTTCTCGTTAACGAGACTCCTCATCTAtctttatcaaaaaattttcaagaaaaaatacagCATATATTCAGCATGTGGTCTGACAAAAGAGAAACGCGCTGGACCCCACTTGAGACAAAACCACCCCAGCATGTCTTTTCTACAACGGATGTTGAACATGTCTCATTCCGTCtacataattttaacaaagGAACAAGTAAAATGTATACGAGTGACTACCTAAATCAGGAGCAACCTCATTGCGCGACGCATGCAATTGACGACTCCAGAGACCAAAAAGCTCTacgttctctctctctagGATTCcagaaatgtaaaagaaaaaagttgttcttaaaacatatttgtcaaaaatcaaaaaacaattttcgaaacgaaagcaatgtgaaatttgttattccGTTGCAGTATAAGAAAAGggaaaaacgatttttcaacTTTATAACAAAACGTATTCCCATGACAATAAATCCATTAGTTTGTggattcaaaaaaaaaaaaaaaggggcgTTTGCTTTCAGTGCGCTAAATCCCACCATTACACGTTTAAATGAATTAGTACTGATGACTTTTAATGTTGGACTATTAGAATATTGTTTCGGTGGTATCAGCTGGTATAGAAATCCACCATTCACTAAATTCCGATTACAACATATTGCCC CTGCACTCAAAAATTCGGGATGTCACATCATAGCGCTTCAAGAAGTTTACGACGAGTGGCAAGCCAATTTTTTGAttagttttttaaaagtaGTTTTTCCTTTTGTGGCGCGATGTGCTTCCGGTGGCATGTTCAGTTTGCATAATGGGTTAATGCTCATGAGTCAGTTCCCTATACTTAGAAGTCATTTCCACTCATTCCACTCT GTCACCACActtgagaaaatatttggttCAAAAGGCATTTTAGAGGCAACTGTAGAAATACCTACAGTTGGAAAAG ttacaatttttaatgttcatTTAGCAAGCGGAGCTATAGATCCTCAGTGTTCATCAGTGGAACTACTTCGTTATGatgaaattcttcaaatttttgatGTATGTAGTGTGGCTAAAAATCGAGGGGAAATACCTTTAATTATGGGGGATTTGAACGCAGCTCCTAACATTTGTTCGTCTAACTATAAAGCTTTTCTTTCAAAAGGGTGGCGTGACGCTTTACTACTCGCATtgcgaaaacaaaaaataaatgaagcgCTTCATGAACTTGAAGCTTTCGAAGTGTGGCAGTTGCTTTGTAAAAACGAAGACTTTGTACATGAATgcattaattcgattaaacagCTCTCTCATTCTTCTAGTGTTATCCACACGGATGCATTTGTCaatcttttaaaagaaaataatttatatagtGCTTTTCACAAAACACAAAAAGCTCAAATGCAGAGTTGGCAATCCCGGGTTAAGACCATAGAACAAAAACTGATCGTTTCAAAGCCTTCCAAAATACTTAACATTATATCCTTGATTTATTGGTACTCAAACAAAGAAACAACGGAgaagcaaaaaaagaaacttcaaTTCCAACATACTGTCGTATTACTTAAAAGATATTCAAACTTTATGGCGCACAGACGGCGCCGTGAACCAATCAACTCGTTCCTCAAGTCACAATATACAA ACGATTCCCCCACTCCTAGAAACAGTCGTGCTGCGCGTATTTCTCGTTTTCCCAAAGTATTAAGAGTCTCACATTTGAAAAGTGCATACATAGCATTTATTCCCGCACCCTCTCGTCAAAGTATAGTTCCCTCTTTATTTCACACAAAGAGTACTACCCAGTTTTTGTCGGACAAACCTGTCTGGTTTCCGTATCCGTCGCGTCGCTTTTTTCTTCGGCATTATTCGTGTAGTACAGACATCTCATCTGATTGTTCCTTGAACAAGTCGTTAAGCGCATCTTATAAAACCCAGAATTCAAAACATTCATCGGGTGATAAACCTTatctcaaatatttccaatgtGATCCGTTTTCTTGTTCTTTGTACACGTGGGATCCTCAAAACCCTCTAAACGTGATTGGACCCCACGCTGGTAAGCTTTGTACCGTAAACTTTAATTGTATAAGTGTTAAATACACGGTGATCCATGAGATTGTCTTGCTTTTGAAACGCACCAACTTTTTAATGCAAtcatttcaacaaaatattttttacattttagaaTGTCACGGACTGCGTTGTGATCACATCCTTCTTCCTCCTCAGGACTATATTGGAGAGTTAGGATCTTTCGAAATCACCCAAGCTGATGTTATGTTTCAAAAACCTGAAGTACCCATTCAGGGTTTTTGTTGTGGTCTTGCTGGAAATACATCTCTTGTAACACTATCGGATCATTATGGTGTCCGGGTGACCCTTTCCCGTTTCACATGA
- the LOC128883974 gene encoding 60S ribosomal protein L13a-like, translating into MFKEEIVVDCHNHMLGRVAAVVAKQLLNGQKVTLLRCDTINISGSLYRNKLKYEAFLRKKSNTNPRRSSVIHYRAPSKIVWRTIRGMLPHKQPHGAAALGRLQVFEGVPTQYEKTKRLVIPSAVRAVCLKSHRSYCVLGDMASRIGWKHAELVKRLEARRRIRSAAFYEKKTASREELRLKKQAAFEKLSKEDQDILLQSGKN; encoded by the exons ATGTTTAAAgag GAAATCGTTGTCGATTGTCACAATCACATGCTTGGCCGTGTAGCAGCTGTTGTTGCAAAACAATTGTTGAATGGCCAAAAAGTAACTTTGCTAAGATGCGATACAATCAATATTTCAGGGTCTCTGTATCGAAATAAAC ttaaatatGAGgcatttttacgtaaaaagtCTAATACGAATCCTCGAAGATCCTCAGTAATCCACTATCGCGCTCCATCAAAAATTGTTTGGAGAACTATTAGAGGAATGTTACCACATAAACAACCTCATGGAGCAGCAGCACTTGGTCGTCTACAAGTTTTTGAAGGTGTTCCAACACAATACGAAAAAACGAAACGCCTTGTGATCCCATCAGCTGTCAGGGCTGTGTGTTTAAAGAGCCACCGATCTTACTGTGTGTTAGGAGATATGGCATCTCGCATTGGCTGGAAACACGCGGAATTAGTAAAGAGACTTGAAGCTAGACGAAGAATTCGAAGTGCAgctttttatgaaaaaaagacAGCGTCTCGTGAAGAACTGAGATTGAAGAAACAGGcagcttttgaaaaattgtcaaaaGAAGATCAAGATATTCTTTTGCAATCagggaaaaattaa
- the LOC128883763 gene encoding tRNA (adenine(58)-N(1))-methyltransferase non-catalytic subunit trm6-like isoform X2 — MNDTMNKIFVVRDATGFQKIVNTAIYSDKNSMVRIKKMMIPVTFFLEKAQAGCTYIFDENGELRVLKENERYSWKDLKNLDATDLDENEGTLLNSDIEMAQLLTSEDIEYMKNRGDAPQAIIDALIQNSETFQLKNTFSKEKYIKKKKQKYMKQITCLPVTIMDVCETYIKQDFKRVGGLRFDYLSAMLTAADIQPTRRVLVIDQSSGLLSGAICKRLSGEGSVIRAYGKGLSSFIMSQLDLSLQELSVLQELPLSFLNEISSKNEAEVINALQNNIESLEMSLFGRRIQEEEKLSHARYSSAKNLVEQPVDAILVALSPGCNEVEFSISHVASIATKLSQHFLKPDGRFVFFSLSHTHAFSVQQDLINFKSFLDITFEELFLREFVVLEKRTHPIMKSESRLFSGFLVSAIKIVLDDE, encoded by the exons atgaatgatactatgaataaaattttcgttgTAAGGGATGCAACCGGATTCCAGAAAATTGTCAACACTGCAATTTATTCTGACAAGAATTCTATGGTccgcataaaaaaaatgatgattcctgtaacattttttttagaaaaagctCAAGCAggttgtacatatatttttgatgaaaatGGGGAGCTGcgtgttttaaaagaaaatgagagaTATTCATGGAAAGATTTAAAGAATCTGGATGCTACTGATTTAGATGAAAATG agGGTACGCTGTTAAATAGCGACATTGAAATGGCACAATTGTTAACAAGTGAGGACATTGAGTATATGAAAAATAGAG GTGATGCACCCCAAGCTATAATTGATGCTCTTATCCAGAATAGtgaaacatttcaattaaaaaacacattttcaaaagaaaaatacatcaaaaaaaagaaacaaaa GTATATGAAACAAATAACGTGCTTACCTGTTACTATCATGGACGTGTGTGAAACGTATATAAAACAAGATTTTAAACGTGTTGG agGGTTGAGATTTGATTATCTATCAGCTATGCTAACTGCTGCTGATATACAGCCGACCCGTCGTGTTCTTGTGATAGATCAATCTTCTGGCTTACTTTCGGGAGCAATTTGTAAACGTTTGAGTG gTGAAGGAAGTGTCATTCGGGCATATGGTAAAGGATTAAGTTCTTTTATAATGAGTCAACTAGACCTATCATTGCAAGAATTGAGTGTATTACAAGAATTACCATTATCTTTT ttaaatgaaatatcaagcAAAAATGAAGCCGAAGTTATAAACgcgttacaaaataatatagagTCGCTGGAAATGAGTCTCTTTGGTCGTCGAATtcaggaagaagaaaaactttCACATGCTCGTTATAGTTCAGCTAAAAATTTGGTTGAGCAACCTGTGGACGCAATTCTTGTTGCACTGTCGCCTGGTTGTAACGAAGTAGAATTTAGCATAAGCCATGTAGCATCCATTGCAACAAAGTTAAGCCAACATTTTCTTAAACCAg ACGGGCGGtttgtattcttttctttGAGTCATACACACGCGTTTTCAGTCCAacaagatttaataaatttcaaatcatttcttGATATTACATTTGAAGAACTATTTTTAAGAGAATTTGTT GttttagaaaaaagaacacaCCCTATTATGAAGAGTGAATCACGTCTTTTTTCTGGATTTTTAGTTTCtgctattaaaattgtattagatGATGAATAA
- the LOC128883763 gene encoding tRNA (adenine(58)-N(1))-methyltransferase non-catalytic subunit trm6-like isoform X1 yields the protein MNDTMNKIFVVRDATGFQKIVNTAIYSDKNSMVRIKKMMIPVTFFLEKAQAGCTYIFDENGELRVLKENERYSWKDLKNLDATDLDENEGTLLNSDIEMAQLLTSEDIEYMKNRGMNVLQIHVFDFAVVPFTMVFIGDAPQAIIDALIQNSETFQLKNTFSKEKYIKKKKQKYMKQITCLPVTIMDVCETYIKQDFKRVGGLRFDYLSAMLTAADIQPTRRVLVIDQSSGLLSGAICKRLSGEGSVIRAYGKGLSSFIMSQLDLSLQELSVLQELPLSFLNEISSKNEAEVINALQNNIESLEMSLFGRRIQEEEKLSHARYSSAKNLVEQPVDAILVALSPGCNEVEFSISHVASIATKLSQHFLKPDGRFVFFSLSHTHAFSVQQDLINFKSFLDITFEELFLREFVVLEKRTHPIMKSESRLFSGFLVSAIKIVLDDE from the exons atgaatgatactatgaataaaattttcgttgTAAGGGATGCAACCGGATTCCAGAAAATTGTCAACACTGCAATTTATTCTGACAAGAATTCTATGGTccgcataaaaaaaatgatgattcctgtaacattttttttagaaaaagctCAAGCAggttgtacatatatttttgatgaaaatGGGGAGCTGcgtgttttaaaagaaaatgagagaTATTCATGGAAAGATTTAAAGAATCTGGATGCTACTGATTTAGATGAAAATG agGGTACGCTGTTAAATAGCGACATTGAAATGGCACAATTGTTAACAAGTGAGGACATTGAGTATATGAAAAATAGAGGTATGAATGTGTTGCAAATCCATGTCTTTGATTTTGCTGTCGTTCCCTTTACAATGGTTTTTATAGGTGATGCACCCCAAGCTATAATTGATGCTCTTATCCAGAATAGtgaaacatttcaattaaaaaacacattttcaaaagaaaaatacatcaaaaaaaagaaacaaaa GTATATGAAACAAATAACGTGCTTACCTGTTACTATCATGGACGTGTGTGAAACGTATATAAAACAAGATTTTAAACGTGTTGG agGGTTGAGATTTGATTATCTATCAGCTATGCTAACTGCTGCTGATATACAGCCGACCCGTCGTGTTCTTGTGATAGATCAATCTTCTGGCTTACTTTCGGGAGCAATTTGTAAACGTTTGAGTG gTGAAGGAAGTGTCATTCGGGCATATGGTAAAGGATTAAGTTCTTTTATAATGAGTCAACTAGACCTATCATTGCAAGAATTGAGTGTATTACAAGAATTACCATTATCTTTT ttaaatgaaatatcaagcAAAAATGAAGCCGAAGTTATAAACgcgttacaaaataatatagagTCGCTGGAAATGAGTCTCTTTGGTCGTCGAATtcaggaagaagaaaaactttCACATGCTCGTTATAGTTCAGCTAAAAATTTGGTTGAGCAACCTGTGGACGCAATTCTTGTTGCACTGTCGCCTGGTTGTAACGAAGTAGAATTTAGCATAAGCCATGTAGCATCCATTGCAACAAAGTTAAGCCAACATTTTCTTAAACCAg ACGGGCGGtttgtattcttttctttGAGTCATACACACGCGTTTTCAGTCCAacaagatttaataaatttcaaatcatttcttGATATTACATTTGAAGAACTATTTTTAAGAGAATTTGTT GttttagaaaaaagaacacaCCCTATTATGAAGAGTGAATCACGTCTTTTTTCTGGATTTTTAGTTTCtgctattaaaattgtattagatGATGAATAA